Proteins from a single region of Primulina tabacum isolate GXHZ01 chromosome 5, ASM2559414v2, whole genome shotgun sequence:
- the LOC142544423 gene encoding uncharacterized protein LOC142544423: MRFGRKGKLAPCYIGPYTIVKRIGLLAYRLDLPQSFSAIHDVFHVSMLRKYEPDPSHVTRPEDVELDSSLSYIEYHVQILNRKDKQLRNKTIPLVTIQWSRHGTEHATLELEAKMRQEWPHLFEIVINSSMYSDFPMYYQW; encoded by the coding sequence ATGAGATTTGGACGAAAAGGGAAGTTAGCTCCATGTTATATTGGCCCGTATACTATTGTTAAGAGGATCGGTTTATTAGCTTATAGATTGGACTTGCCGCAGAGTTTTTCTGCTatacatgatgtgtttcatgtatctatgctgcggaagtatgagCCGGATCCATCTCATGTTACGAGACCCGAGGATGTGGAGTTGGACAGTTCTCTTAGCTATATTGAGTATCATGTACAGATTCTTAATCGAAAGGATAAGCAACTTCGAAATAAGACAATTCCACTAGTTACGATACAATGGAGTAGACATGGGACTGAACATGCTACATTGGAACTAGAGGCTAAAATGCGTCAAGAATGGCCTCACTTGTTTGAAATTGTCATAAATTCTTCCATGTACTCTGACTTTCCTATGTACTATCAGTGGTAG